A part of Oncorhynchus clarkii lewisi isolate Uvic-CL-2024 chromosome 17, UVic_Ocla_1.0, whole genome shotgun sequence genomic DNA contains:
- the LOC139370540 gene encoding microtubule-associated proteins 1A/1B light chain 3C-like, translating to MMPPFEKPQHPKSFKQRKSFATRKQEVAGIRTKFPTKIPVIIERYQREKYLPPLDKTKFLVPQELSMTQFVTIIRNRMSLMQSQAFYLLINNSGLASMSLTMAQVYKDHKDDDGFLYMTYASQEMFGYCVEIHEESVPIAGNV from the exons ATGATGCCGCCATTTGAGAAACCACAGCACCCCAAGTCCTTCAAGCAGAGAAAAAGCTTTG CCACGAGAAAACAGGAGGTCGCGGGGATCCGAACGAAGTTTCCAACTAAAATCCCG GTTATAATTGAACGGTATCAACGGGAGAAGTACTTGCCGCCTCTTGATAAAACGAAATTCTTGGTCCCACAAGAACTTTCCATGACTCAGTTTGTTACCATTATAAG AAATCGTATGTCTCTGATGCAGAGTCAAGCATTCTACCTGCTCATCAATAATAGCGGCCTGGCCAGCATGTCTCTTACCATGGCGCAAGTCTACAAGGACCACAAAGATGACGATGGATTTCTCTACATGACATATGCTTCTCAAGAAATGTTTGGTTATTGTGTTGAAATCCACGAAGAGTCAGTGCCAATTGCTGGGAATGTTTGA